A genomic stretch from Chryseobacterium sp. SNU WT5 includes:
- a CDS encoding outer membrane protein assembly factor, with protein sequence MKFKFLPIIMFVASAHFYGQITPEQTNKDNNPVYAQNETGTYILKDIVVDGVKKYTPAQILRFTGLNKNESVEIPGQKISNAIKKLWETQSFSEVEVYIESVEGDKVTLRFNLQDLKDLGEVKFTGKGISKSKSEKLAKDNNLKPGTKITQNLISTLKTNIPQEYIKKGFADAKISIEDRVNAKDPELVDWTINVNKGKKIKISHIEFEGNDNVSDKKLRKKAFKDTKRKSLSIAGILKPSRFIEDKYQDDKGNLINYYRSLGFRDAQIVSDSVWRNKNNQYEINVKLNEGKKYYIGDVKILGNSAFSTDYLEKVLGYKTGDIYDAVGFNKKVGEDGGKEDDSDIKSLYMNSGYLFSNVTPIEKSVEGDSINLEIRINEGEKATWNRVTWSGNTTTHDHVILRSLRTKPGSLFAKSDIKRTYFDLAGMQFFDPQQVGQQVVPNQQDNTVDINWTLVEKGSSQVQLQAGYGGGSFIGTLGLTFNNFSLKNFLRFKDFKPVPQGDGQTLSIQAQAGQFFQNYGISFTEPWLFGTKPTALSVSLNQSLVRYSDQYGATQKLNIFSASAGLNRLLSWPDDYFSLYTGIQYQSYDFTNYPFQFGNTTEYNGSAKNFSFNVGLSRNSAGIDPIFPTSGSNLEASVKFTPPYSLFNKKDYSTLAPVEKYKLLEFYKVKLKADIYNTVVGKMVLRTTAEMGFLDGYNKELGAPPFERFYMGGTGLFGGRYDGRELVPLRGYENASSTGGMIEDVTPYGGATIYNRFALELRYPISMNQTAKIYALSFLEGGNAYNSFGTYNPFQLKRSAGVGIRVYMGAFGLIGFDFAYGFDKTAMGTEPAGWKTHFLMNQTL encoded by the coding sequence ATGAAGTTTAAATTCTTACCCATCATCATGTTTGTGGCATCGGCACATTTCTATGGTCAGATTACACCCGAGCAGACTAATAAGGATAATAATCCAGTATATGCTCAAAACGAAACAGGAACCTATATCCTGAAAGACATCGTCGTAGATGGCGTAAAAAAGTATACTCCAGCTCAAATATTAAGATTTACGGGACTTAATAAAAACGAGAGTGTAGAAATTCCTGGTCAAAAAATAAGCAACGCCATCAAAAAACTATGGGAAACTCAATCTTTTTCGGAAGTAGAGGTTTATATAGAAAGTGTTGAAGGTGACAAAGTTACTTTGAGATTTAACCTTCAAGATTTAAAAGACTTGGGTGAAGTTAAATTTACAGGTAAAGGAATATCTAAGTCAAAAAGTGAAAAACTAGCGAAAGACAATAATCTTAAACCTGGTACGAAAATCACTCAAAATTTAATCTCTACCCTAAAAACAAATATTCCACAGGAATATATTAAAAAAGGTTTTGCAGATGCAAAGATCTCCATTGAAGATAGAGTAAATGCGAAAGATCCTGAGCTAGTAGACTGGACCATTAATGTAAATAAGGGCAAGAAAATAAAAATCAGCCATATTGAGTTTGAAGGGAATGATAACGTTTCCGACAAAAAACTTCGTAAAAAAGCTTTTAAGGACACTAAGCGGAAAAGCCTTAGCATCGCGGGGATTTTGAAGCCTTCAAGATTTATTGAAGATAAATATCAGGATGACAAAGGAAATCTTATTAATTATTACAGATCATTAGGATTTAGAGACGCTCAAATTGTTTCTGATTCTGTATGGAGAAATAAGAACAATCAGTATGAGATTAATGTAAAACTGAACGAAGGAAAAAAATACTATATCGGAGATGTTAAAATCTTAGGAAACTCAGCATTCTCGACAGATTATTTAGAAAAAGTATTAGGTTACAAAACCGGTGACATCTATGATGCTGTAGGTTTTAATAAAAAAGTAGGTGAAGACGGTGGTAAAGAGGATGATAGTGATATCAAATCTCTTTACATGAACAGTGGTTACCTTTTCTCCAACGTTACACCCATCGAAAAATCGGTAGAAGGAGACTCTATTAATCTTGAAATTAGAATTAATGAAGGAGAAAAAGCTACTTGGAATAGAGTAACGTGGAGTGGGAATACCACAACACATGACCACGTCATCTTAAGATCACTGCGTACAAAACCAGGTAGTTTATTTGCAAAAAGCGATATTAAAAGAACTTATTTTGATTTAGCAGGAATGCAGTTTTTTGATCCTCAACAGGTAGGCCAGCAGGTTGTTCCGAATCAACAGGATAATACGGTAGATATTAACTGGACCTTAGTAGAAAAAGGATCTTCTCAAGTGCAGTTACAAGCAGGATATGGTGGTGGATCTTTCATTGGTACATTAGGTCTGACTTTTAATAACTTCTCATTAAAGAATTTCCTGAGGTTTAAGGACTTTAAGCCAGTTCCTCAAGGTGATGGACAAACATTGTCTATTCAGGCTCAAGCAGGTCAGTTCTTCCAGAATTATGGTATTTCATTTACAGAACCATGGTTGTTTGGGACCAAACCAACAGCATTGTCAGTATCTTTAAACCAATCTCTTGTTAGGTATTCTGATCAATATGGTGCAACACAAAAATTAAATATTTTCTCTGCTAGTGCAGGGTTAAACAGACTGTTAAGTTGGCCGGATGATTACTTCTCTTTGTATACTGGAATCCAGTACCAGAGTTATGATTTTACAAATTATCCCTTCCAATTTGGAAATACAACAGAATATAATGGATCTGCGAAAAACTTCAGTTTCAATGTGGGCTTAAGTAGAAACTCTGCAGGTATTGATCCAATTTTCCCAACATCAGGATCCAACCTAGAGGCTTCGGTTAAATTTACACCACCATATTCATTATTTAATAAAAAAGATTATTCAACACTGGCACCTGTAGAGAAATATAAGTTATTGGAGTTTTATAAAGTAAAACTAAAAGCTGATATCTATAATACAGTCGTTGGTAAGATGGTGTTGAGAACAACCGCAGAAATGGGATTCTTGGACGGATACAATAAAGAGTTGGGTGCGCCACCATTTGAAAGATTCTATATGGGTGGTACAGGTCTTTTCGGTGGGAGATATGATGGTAGAGAATTGGTTCCTTTAAGAGGTTATGAAAATGCTTCCTCTACAGGAGGTATGATAGAAGATGTAACTCCTTACGGTGGAGCTACCATTTATAACCGCTTTGCGTTAGAACTACGGTATCCAATATCAATGAATCAAACGGCGAAGATTTATGCACTCTCCTTCTTAGAAGGGGGTAACGCATACAATTCATTTGGAACTTATAATCCATTCCAGTTAAAACGTTCAGCGGGTGTTGGGATTAGAGTTTATATGGGTGCGTTTGGATTGATCGGATTTGATTTCGCCTACGGATTTGATAAAACAGCAATGGGTACGGAACCAGCAGGTTGGAAAACTCACTTCTTAATGAATCAAACTTTGTAA
- a CDS encoding exopolysaccharide transport family protein, with protein sequence MIPGKENTNSTEQPNDKVGSFAIFDIQHFIRRILRNWYWFVLMALLGYGISWFYSKYYAQRIYASNLSLSISNNTASYFTPNQSINFIWGQNGNQDGVYLKKMLLSRSHNEYLVNQLDLYVNYSTKGLIKQTYLDKYDSPVFMEIDESYAQQVDYPVTLIPKGGNKYEVVLPKEGHSTSLYSFESEGFSTIKPYKRPANKTISVNEWYTSPNLRFKLITNPQQSSIILENIIISLSTVNATVNSLVSTINVDFDKEINSIMIISKRGFNLNGTVNFLNTSVDVLQKKRLIDRNIVDKNTEEYLTDNLSQIRKKLDSSAVILNNMKVSEKLYDIKDRDEKSLQRIKDLDTQKAEILTRLNSLNEIKSTLASQNLDRMINTSTAGISDGMFSATVSELKNLYLKRRELATIYTPNSEPMREINRLINEAKSNSTGSLRNYYNNYINEISKIDREIARANVDLVTYPEKERKYMDAERGYNMIEATYNTLLTKQNETNIRVATNKSDITVIDNAKNLGQGPIAPDIKKVKYTLIGGFLLLPLLLLGVSQLLDSKIRNIKELLKATKIPLLGVIGENHHDNNLTVLEQPRSSISEAFRGIRANLRFLHKEDNKSKVILLTSSIGGEGKTYISINIASVLGLSGKKTILLGMDLRKPKIFGDFKIDNKYGISNFLTGEVSMDAIINHTSIPNLDVVTSGPIPPNPSELLMSEQNINFITDLKKQYDFIIIDSPPVGLVADPFELMKYADANIYVVRHECTEKHMLRMITEKYHNHEVKDLGIVYNDYQAKQGYGYGYGYGYGYGYFEEDANYKEPTLIKIRNKVNQFIGRK encoded by the coding sequence ATGATCCCGGGAAAAGAAAACACAAATAGTACAGAACAACCTAACGATAAGGTAGGCTCATTTGCTATTTTCGACATTCAGCATTTTATCAGACGAATTCTCCGTAATTGGTACTGGTTTGTTTTAATGGCTCTTCTAGGATATGGAATATCGTGGTTTTACAGTAAATACTATGCACAGAGAATTTATGCCTCTAATTTATCTTTAAGTATTTCCAACAATACCGCCAGCTATTTTACTCCTAACCAATCAATTAATTTTATCTGGGGTCAAAATGGCAATCAGGATGGAGTGTATCTGAAAAAGATGTTGCTCTCTAGATCACACAATGAGTACCTTGTTAATCAACTGGATCTTTATGTCAATTATTCTACAAAAGGTTTAATAAAACAGACCTATCTGGATAAATATGATTCGCCTGTTTTTATGGAGATTGATGAGTCTTACGCACAACAAGTCGATTATCCTGTCACTTTAATTCCTAAAGGTGGAAATAAATATGAAGTCGTTTTACCAAAAGAAGGACATTCAACTTCTTTGTATTCGTTCGAAAGTGAAGGCTTTAGTACTATAAAACCCTATAAAAGGCCAGCGAATAAAACGATATCTGTTAATGAGTGGTACACTTCGCCTAACTTGAGGTTTAAATTGATAACGAACCCGCAACAAAGTTCCATTATTTTAGAAAACATTATTATCAGTCTGTCTACCGTGAATGCCACTGTAAATAGCCTGGTGAGTACCATCAATGTTGATTTTGATAAAGAGATCAATTCCATTATGATTATCTCTAAAAGGGGTTTTAACTTGAACGGGACTGTGAATTTCCTAAATACTTCTGTAGATGTACTTCAAAAGAAAAGATTGATTGATCGTAACATTGTAGATAAAAATACCGAGGAGTATTTAACAGATAATCTGTCGCAAATTCGTAAAAAGTTGGATTCAAGTGCTGTCATATTAAATAATATGAAGGTGTCGGAAAAGCTTTATGATATTAAAGACCGTGACGAGAAATCCTTGCAGAGAATTAAAGATCTTGATACTCAGAAAGCCGAGATTCTAACAAGATTAAATTCTTTAAATGAGATCAAAAGCACGTTAGCATCTCAGAATTTAGATCGAATGATCAATACCAGCACAGCAGGAATTTCGGATGGAATGTTTAGTGCTACCGTCTCAGAGCTTAAAAACTTATATCTGAAACGAAGAGAATTAGCAACGATATATACTCCGAATTCAGAGCCAATGCGAGAAATTAATAGACTTATTAATGAAGCTAAATCGAATTCTACAGGCTCGTTACGAAACTATTACAACAATTATATTAACGAAATATCAAAAATTGATCGAGAAATAGCACGCGCCAATGTTGATTTGGTCACTTATCCCGAAAAGGAAAGGAAATATATGGATGCGGAGCGCGGATACAATATGATTGAAGCTACCTATAATACCTTATTGACAAAGCAAAATGAGACCAATATTAGAGTGGCAACAAATAAATCAGATATTACCGTAATTGATAATGCGAAAAATTTAGGACAAGGTCCCATTGCACCTGATATTAAAAAGGTCAAGTACACGCTGATAGGAGGTTTTCTTTTATTACCCCTTCTTTTATTGGGAGTTTCACAATTGTTAGACAGCAAAATTAGAAATATTAAAGAGCTATTAAAAGCTACAAAAATACCATTGCTAGGCGTTATAGGAGAAAATCATCATGACAATAATCTCACTGTATTAGAGCAGCCTCGTTCGTCTATCTCAGAAGCTTTTAGAGGAATTAGGGCAAATTTAAGATTTTTGCATAAGGAGGATAATAAGTCTAAAGTAATTTTACTTACCTCATCTATAGGAGGAGAAGGAAAAACCTACATTTCTATTAATATTGCATCAGTATTAGGATTAAGTGGTAAGAAAACAATTTTACTTGGGATGGATTTAAGAAAGCCAAAGATTTTCGGCGATTTCAAAATCGATAACAAATATGGAATCTCCAATTTTTTAACTGGAGAAGTAAGTATGGATGCGATTATTAACCATACATCAATTCCAAATTTAGATGTTGTGACTTCAGGCCCTATTCCGCCAAATCCCTCAGAATTGTTAATGAGTGAGCAGAATATCAATTTCATTACAGATTTAAAAAAACAGTACGATTTCATTATTATAGATTCTCCACCTGTAGGTTTAGTTGCGGATCCATTTGAATTAATGAAATATGCAGATGCTAATATTTACGTCGTTCGCCATGAATGTACAGAAAAGCACATGCTAAGAATGATAACAGAAAAATATCATAATCACGAAGTAAAAGATCTGGGTATTGTGTATAATGACTATCAAGCGAAACAGGGTTATGGTTACGGCTACGGTTACGGCTATGGATATGGCTACTTTGAAGAGGACGCAAACTATAAAGAACCAACATTGATAAAAATTAGAAATAAAGTTAATCAATTCATAGGAAGAAAGTAA
- a CDS encoding OmpH family outer membrane protein, producing the protein MNKFHLLIVALFVFAIPANAQKIGVVDTDYILSKMPEYKDAEARLNQQITNWQAEIQTLQTEFDSKKATLENEKVLLIGDQLKTRQKEVDDLDKKIKTMINNRFGSMGEMNNARANLTKPFQDQIWNAIKTVSEKNTLGIVLDKSNNISVIFLEKRYDYTDKVLDILLKNSAGPNSNSTERPTAKKNERNERVKSQKVQN; encoded by the coding sequence ATGAATAAGTTTCATCTATTAATTGTAGCGCTTTTTGTTTTTGCTATTCCAGCAAATGCTCAGAAAATTGGCGTTGTTGATACAGATTATATTTTGAGCAAAATGCCTGAATATAAAGATGCAGAAGCGAGATTGAATCAGCAAATTACTAATTGGCAGGCAGAAATTCAAACGTTGCAGACGGAATTTGATTCAAAGAAGGCAACGCTTGAGAATGAAAAGGTTTTGCTGATTGGGGATCAATTAAAGACAAGACAGAAAGAAGTTGATGACTTAGATAAGAAAATCAAAACGATGATCAACAACCGCTTTGGTTCTATGGGTGAAATGAATAATGCTAGGGCGAACCTTACAAAGCCTTTCCAGGATCAAATCTGGAATGCAATTAAGACCGTGTCAGAGAAGAATACTTTAGGCATAGTTCTTGATAAAAGCAACAATATCAGCGTAATTTTCCTCGAGAAAAGGTATGATTACACCGATAAAGTTTTAGATATACTCTTGAAAAATTCGGCTGGTCCTAACTCAAATTCTACTGAAAGACCGACGGCAAAAAAGAACGAACGAAACGAAAGAGTTAAATCTCAGAAAGTGCAAAATTAA
- a CDS encoding DUF6089 family protein: MRNKFFYPLLLLLFISASFHGQRHEIGVQLGMSNLVGDIGRTNYVLQKPALSNLSQYGVPLYAGILYRMNFNPYQTVRLNISYSNIQFIDTLAKEQYRSNRRLFGTNSIAEADLLFEYNFLPVNDEQKSMLSPYIFGGLGALYASTPTLVIENDFKRNPVGVAINPVAGDPNSFITKETYSTGKQLTMAIPFGVGLKYKFNYNWALFGEFMFRPTFSDSIDYSVIDDKNIKVTYNKDILAAGTDNKSVLQESPFKEMADAKAAAIVENRQIGNINSKDWVNSISVGLSYSFGRPPCYCN, translated from the coding sequence ATGAGAAACAAATTTTTTTACCCTCTTTTATTGTTGCTTTTTATTTCGGCTTCCTTCCATGGACAACGCCATGAAATAGGGGTACAATTAGGGATGAGTAATTTGGTAGGTGATATTGGTCGAACAAATTATGTCTTACAGAAACCAGCACTAAGTAACTTATCCCAATATGGAGTTCCTCTGTATGCCGGTATTCTATACCGGATGAATTTTAATCCCTATCAAACGGTGAGATTAAATATTTCATACAGTAATATACAATTTATAGATACGCTTGCTAAAGAGCAATACCGTAGTAACAGAAGATTATTTGGGACAAACTCTATCGCAGAAGCAGATCTCCTTTTTGAATATAATTTTTTGCCCGTAAATGATGAACAGAAAAGTATGTTGAGCCCATACATTTTTGGTGGGTTAGGAGCGTTATATGCCAGTACACCAACACTTGTCATAGAAAATGATTTCAAAAGAAACCCGGTGGGAGTTGCAATAAATCCTGTAGCTGGGGATCCAAACAGTTTTATTACCAAAGAAACTTACAGCACAGGAAAGCAGTTAACAATGGCGATACCATTTGGAGTAGGACTTAAGTATAAGTTTAATTATAATTGGGCGCTTTTTGGTGAATTTATGTTTAGACCTACATTTTCAGATTCTATTGATTACAGTGTAATTGATGATAAAAATATTAAGGTTACTTACAATAAAGATATTTTGGCTGCTGGAACCGATAATAAGTCGGTGTTACAGGAAAGTCCATTTAAAGAAATGGCAGATGCGAAAGCTGCAGCAATAGTAGAAAATAGACAAATTGGAAATATTAATTCCAAAGATTGGGTAAATAGTATTTCTGTTGGACTAAGCTATTCATTTGGAAGACCTCCATGTTATTGTAATTAG
- a CDS encoding acyl-CoA thioesterase, translated as MDKEISNVVRVRFSDCDPIGHLNNVKYLEYMLNAREDHVESGYGFTYEEYTKKTGCTWITIQNEIAYLKEVRYNSKVIISSKTIELSDRLSKVEILMKSEDGKTIHSILWLSIIYFNMKTRKSAVHPEETKELFQKFLMELEEKDFKSRVALFRKQNKKVNI; from the coding sequence ATGGACAAAGAAATTTCTAATGTTGTAAGAGTCCGCTTTAGCGATTGCGATCCTATTGGGCATTTAAATAATGTGAAGTATCTCGAATACATGCTGAACGCAAGGGAAGATCATGTAGAATCCGGTTATGGGTTCACTTACGAAGAATACACAAAAAAAACGGGATGCACATGGATCACCATTCAAAATGAGATTGCTTATTTGAAAGAGGTGCGCTATAATTCCAAAGTGATTATTTCCAGTAAAACAATTGAACTAAGTGACCGCCTGTCTAAGGTGGAGATCTTAATGAAAAGTGAAGACGGGAAAACCATTCATAGTATTCTTTGGCTTTCTATTATTTATTTTAATATGAAAACGAGAAAATCTGCGGTACACCCAGAAGAAACGAAAGAATTGTTTCAAAAATTTTTGATGGAGTTGGAAGAAAAGGATTTTAAAAGTAGAGTTGCTCTTTTTAGAAAGCAAAATAAAAAAGTAAATATTTAA
- a CDS encoding polysaccharide biosynthesis/export family protein — protein MKIFKITFLLLFSFMLSSCVSTKDVRYMQPNESLVINEEGLVPYNIPVYRITKNDILTLNIVTTPKGDAAQFYSSLNAKAQATGGDSAGGSSVTSQGNGQGGNTNIYFNGLKVDSRGDINVFGIGYVKAEGRTLEDVTQELQGKVNQNFVDGKSEVRLNTDGITYYILGDVESIGVSGEKVAHKNTLTLTEALAINGGLNRTVDRTNIVIHRKLPEGIKRARVDLTREDVMNSPYYWVQNGDEIFLSTRAKNLNGFGKDPIQTLTTGVSVITTAMSIYLILTRL, from the coding sequence ATGAAAATATTTAAGATTACTTTTTTGCTTCTTTTTAGTTTTATGCTTTCTTCCTGCGTGTCTACAAAGGATGTACGCTATATGCAACCTAATGAGAGTTTGGTGATTAATGAAGAGGGTTTAGTTCCATATAACATTCCAGTTTATCGAATCACAAAAAATGATATTCTTACGCTTAATATTGTAACAACTCCAAAAGGAGATGCAGCTCAATTTTATTCCAGCCTTAATGCAAAAGCACAAGCAACTGGAGGTGATTCAGCAGGGGGGTCATCAGTGACTTCGCAAGGGAACGGACAGGGAGGTAATACGAATATTTACTTTAATGGATTGAAAGTGGATTCCCGGGGAGATATCAATGTATTTGGTATTGGCTATGTCAAAGCAGAAGGAAGAACATTAGAAGACGTAACTCAGGAACTGCAAGGAAAAGTAAATCAGAATTTTGTAGATGGGAAATCAGAAGTTCGTTTGAATACAGACGGGATTACTTATTATATATTAGGAGATGTAGAATCCATTGGAGTTAGCGGTGAGAAGGTAGCACATAAAAATACCTTAACACTTACGGAAGCGCTTGCGATCAATGGAGGATTAAACCGGACTGTTGATAGGACCAATATCGTGATCCACAGAAAGTTGCCAGAAGGAATTAAACGTGCAAGAGTAGATTTGACTAGAGAAGATGTCATGAATTCTCCTTATTACTGGGTTCAGAATGGGGATGAGATTTTCCTTAGTACAAGAGCAAAAAATCTAAATGGATTCGGTAAAGATCCTATACAAACATTAACCACGGGGGTTTCGGTTATTACGACCGCAATGTCGATTTATCTAATTTTAACTAGACTTTAA
- a CDS encoding glycosyltransferase family 4 protein, producing MNELVKDFFESWGIPLFYIKLVLGMLLSFVITFISIPTIIKISRRKNLMDEPGVRSSHLRKIPNLGGIAIFFSLSVCASIFAFELFELYKFLFASLVILLYVGVMDDIVVMRAYKKLLAQIAVTALMVLGSDVRIRSFFGLLGIYELNYFISVIVSMFTFIILINAFNLIDGIDGLAGGYSVVCSLFFGISYFRLGEFNYPLVILSATIIGSVVAFLYYNLSNYRTNKIFMGDTGSMILGFLLAFTAICFIDTFVDKHLPNVPRYYLQAAPAVTIAILILPIVDTLHVIIIRLINKKSLFVADRNHIHHCLLDLGLTHRRSSVYIIGYYLFIVATAFCFRHIDVNILLLIVLALGFMGAYIPRFILKNRKKAY from the coding sequence ATGAACGAGCTAGTTAAAGATTTTTTTGAGAGTTGGGGCATACCTTTATTTTATATAAAGTTAGTACTTGGTATGCTGTTATCATTTGTAATTACTTTCATTTCTATTCCGACAATTATTAAAATTTCTCGCCGGAAAAACCTTATGGATGAGCCAGGAGTGAGAAGTTCCCATCTAAGAAAAATTCCAAATCTTGGTGGGATAGCCATATTTTTCTCTCTTTCCGTTTGCGCATCTATATTTGCATTTGAACTCTTTGAACTTTATAAATTTTTATTTGCTTCTTTAGTTATACTGTTATATGTCGGAGTAATGGATGATATCGTGGTGATGAGAGCTTATAAAAAATTGCTGGCTCAGATCGCTGTGACAGCCTTAATGGTTTTAGGATCCGATGTCCGGATCAGAAGTTTTTTTGGGCTGTTGGGTATCTATGAACTTAATTATTTTATAAGCGTTATCGTAAGCATGTTTACTTTTATTATTTTGATAAATGCATTTAATTTAATAGATGGTATTGACGGATTAGCGGGTGGTTATTCGGTGGTTTGTAGTCTCTTCTTCGGTATAAGTTATTTTCGATTAGGGGAATTTAATTATCCTTTGGTAATATTATCTGCTACTATTATCGGTTCCGTTGTTGCTTTTCTTTATTATAATTTATCAAATTACCGAACTAATAAAATTTTCATGGGCGATACTGGATCTATGATTTTAGGATTTTTGCTGGCGTTTACTGCCATCTGCTTTATCGATACTTTTGTTGATAAACATTTGCCTAATGTGCCAAGATATTACTTGCAAGCTGCTCCAGCAGTAACTATAGCAATCCTGATTTTGCCAATAGTAGATACTTTACACGTTATCATTATCCGTTTAATCAATAAAAAATCTCTTTTCGTAGCCGACAGAAATCATATTCATCATTGTCTGTTAGATTTGGGATTAACGCATCGGCGATCGTCCGTATATATAATCGGTTATTATCTATTTATTGTCGCCACCGCCTTCTGTTTCAGACATATTGATGTCAATATTTTATTACTAATTGTTTTAGCATTAGGCTTTATGGGGGCATACATTCCTCGTTTTATTTTAAAAAATAGAAAAAAAGCTTATTAA
- the uppS gene encoding polyprenyl diphosphate synthase: MQSIKEKIKKEPLPKHVAIIMDGNGRWAKSRGKERTYGHKCAIQAVRNAVDACNEMQIPYLTLYTFSSENWNRPDEEINTLMSLISETLLLEAEEIFSKGLRMHIIGDIEKLPQLVQQQLNQLVDITKDNDKGNLILALSYGSQREILSAVKKIGAKIKSGELKEEEITEEVFENHLYTKDFPPVDLMIRTSGEVRISNFLLWQIAYAELQFLDILWPDFGQEDFYKCIYDYQNKERRFGKTSEQLDENI; encoded by the coding sequence ATGCAGTCGATAAAAGAAAAAATAAAAAAGGAGCCTCTACCGAAACATGTCGCCATTATTATGGATGGGAACGGAAGGTGGGCAAAATCTCGTGGTAAGGAAAGAACCTATGGGCATAAATGTGCAATTCAGGCGGTAAGAAATGCGGTTGATGCGTGTAATGAAATGCAGATACCTTATCTCACTCTTTATACGTTCTCTTCCGAAAATTGGAACAGACCAGATGAAGAAATAAATACGCTGATGAGTTTAATTTCGGAAACACTACTTTTGGAGGCTGAAGAAATATTTAGCAAAGGTTTACGAATGCATATTATTGGTGATATCGAAAAACTACCGCAATTGGTGCAGCAACAGCTAAATCAATTGGTAGATATTACTAAAGATAACGACAAAGGCAATTTGATCCTGGCGCTTAGTTACGGGTCTCAAAGAGAGATTTTGAGCGCAGTGAAGAAAATTGGTGCAAAAATTAAATCCGGAGAATTAAAGGAAGAAGAAATAACAGAAGAGGTTTTTGAAAACCATTTGTATACCAAAGACTTTCCACCGGTAGACCTAATGATTAGAACAAGTGGCGAAGTAAGAATCAGTAATTTCCTACTTTGGCAGATCGCTTATGCAGAATTGCAGTTTTTAGATATTCTCTGGCCAGATTTCGGGCAGGAAGATTTCTATAAATGCATTTATGATTATCAGAATAAAGAAAGAAGATTCGGAAAAACAAGCGAGCAGCTTGACGAAAATATTTAG
- a CDS encoding OmpH family outer membrane protein — MKKVSVLFAAVMMVCAAGSAKAQKVASMEYEVVLSMMPETKKMTSDLDTFSKTKGGELQKQGEAFQKEVEQYKAEGAKMTEAQRQAKESELQKKQQNLQELQQTAQNDLAQRRDAAVKPIVDKINKAVDKVAKANGYDFIIDSTALIYKAGPDATPAVKKELGL; from the coding sequence ATGAAAAAAGTAAGCGTATTATTTGCAGCTGTGATGATGGTTTGTGCGGCAGGATCTGCAAAAGCTCAGAAAGTTGCATCTATGGAATATGAAGTGGTATTATCGATGATGCCAGAAACGAAGAAAATGACAAGTGATCTAGATACTTTTAGCAAAACAAAAGGAGGCGAGTTGCAAAAACAAGGTGAAGCTTTCCAAAAAGAAGTAGAGCAGTATAAAGCGGAAGGTGCAAAAATGACTGAAGCTCAAAGACAAGCTAAAGAATCTGAACTTCAGAAAAAACAACAAAATTTGCAAGAATTGCAGCAAACAGCTCAAAATGATTTGGCGCAAAGAAGAGATGCCGCTGTGAAACCAATCGTTGATAAAATTAACAAGGCTGTTGATAAAGTAGCGAAAGCAAATGGATATGATTTTATCATAGACTCAACTGCACTAATTTATAAAGCTGGTCCAGATGCGACACCAGCTGTAAAGAAAGAATTAGGACTTTAA